From Microbacterium pseudoresistens, the proteins below share one genomic window:
- a CDS encoding ribonuclease H family protein yields the protein MTITAAADGSALGNPGPNGWAWYIDEQNWAAGGSPHGTNNQGELRAVLELLHATAGTDDDLRILCDSKYVIDSITKWMPGWKRRGWRKSDGGAVLNRDLMEALDAAMQGRDVRFEWVKGHAGHDLNEAADVRANAAAKAYQQKSEPDRGPGFTAGRASPQPAAPAPVSAPRWAEAIDLLAGLDAEDDAPVEVRLTLTPAEHARLRGRAAAQGLSLDEALRRLI from the coding sequence ATGACCATCACCGCCGCCGCAGACGGCTCCGCGCTGGGCAACCCGGGTCCCAACGGCTGGGCCTGGTACATCGACGAGCAGAACTGGGCGGCAGGCGGATCACCGCACGGCACGAACAACCAGGGCGAGCTGCGCGCGGTGCTCGAGCTGCTGCACGCGACCGCCGGCACCGACGACGACCTGCGCATCCTGTGCGACAGCAAGTACGTGATCGACTCCATCACCAAGTGGATGCCCGGATGGAAGCGCCGCGGATGGCGCAAGTCCGACGGCGGCGCCGTGCTCAACCGCGACCTCATGGAAGCGCTGGATGCGGCCATGCAGGGTCGTGACGTGCGCTTCGAATGGGTCAAGGGACACGCCGGGCACGATCTCAACGAGGCCGCCGACGTCCGCGCGAACGCCGCGGCGAAGGCGTATCAGCAGAAGTCCGAGCCCGACCGCGGGCCCGGGTTCACGGCCGGTCGCGCGAGTCCGCAGCCCGCGGCCCCGGCTCCCGTCTCAGCACCCCGATGGGCCGAGGCGATCGACCTGCTCGCCGGCCTCGACGCCGAGGACGACGCACCCGTCGAGGTCCGTCTCACGCTCACCCCCGCCGAGCACGCCCGTCTGCGCGGCCGCGCCGCGGCGCAGGGCCTCTCGCTCGACGAAGCTCTGCGCCGCCTGATCTGA
- a CDS encoding BCCT family transporter, whose translation MDTRNGRPAGRAATAAHKIIEGVTRGPGRDSVHPALVPGVAVEDTGRTYRTDPLVFGIAVTFTLAFIAWGVFAGDNLAGTTKTVLDWVVTNLGFFLTSISTTVLIFMLVVGFSRFGRIPLGRDDEEPEFSMFSWISMLFAAGMGIGLVFWGAAEPLTFFENPPPGTVEANTLEAMHQAQAQVLYHWGPQAWSFYALVGGAIAYGAYRRGRTPLISSIFAPLLPGGRTDGAVGRTIDIFSIIVTLFGTAASLGLGALQIGHGVEIVSGIGELGNGILIIVIAVLTACFIASAVSGVSKGIRALANINAVAAIILAFFVFFVGPTLLILNMIPAVAVEFIGDLPQMIGRSGSQGPEAQAFLSGWTIFYWAWWISWSPFVGMFIARISRGRTLRQFVSVVIVVPAVISLVWFAIFGATAIDQQMNGAGLIVDPPEEVLFGVLGNLPLPMITSVALIGLIAIFFITGADSASLVMGTLSQQGRPNPSRWVAVVWGTLVGVIAAVLLITGEEGSGLKSLQNVTIIAALPFAVIMAFMMIAFFKDLRNDPLILRDKYARSAVRHSVRAGLSGYGSDFALVPVAYDHSKDDHPWVDEDELDDSLAETYAATTSAIDIIKDADADDGTGEGADVGVDPESPPEAMVPVDPDSPPRG comes from the coding sequence ATGGACACCCGGAACGGACGCCCTGCTGGTCGGGCCGCCACGGCGGCCCACAAGATCATCGAGGGGGTGACGCGCGGGCCCGGTCGGGACTCCGTGCATCCGGCTCTCGTGCCCGGCGTCGCCGTCGAAGACACCGGGCGCACCTACCGCACCGACCCGCTCGTGTTCGGCATCGCGGTCACCTTCACGCTCGCGTTCATCGCCTGGGGCGTGTTCGCGGGCGACAACCTCGCCGGCACGACGAAGACGGTGCTGGACTGGGTCGTCACGAACCTCGGGTTCTTCCTCACCTCGATCTCGACGACCGTGCTCATCTTCATGCTGGTCGTGGGCTTCAGTCGCTTCGGACGCATCCCGCTGGGCCGGGATGACGAAGAGCCCGAGTTCTCGATGTTCTCCTGGATCTCGATGCTGTTCGCCGCCGGCATGGGCATCGGGCTGGTGTTCTGGGGAGCGGCCGAGCCGCTCACCTTCTTCGAGAACCCGCCGCCGGGCACCGTCGAGGCGAACACGCTCGAGGCGATGCACCAGGCCCAGGCGCAGGTGCTCTACCACTGGGGTCCGCAGGCGTGGTCGTTCTACGCCCTCGTCGGCGGGGCGATCGCCTACGGTGCATACCGTCGCGGGCGTACACCTCTGATCTCGTCGATCTTCGCGCCGCTGCTGCCCGGTGGGCGCACTGACGGCGCGGTGGGCCGCACCATCGACATCTTCTCCATCATCGTGACGCTGTTCGGCACGGCGGCCTCGCTCGGACTTGGCGCGCTGCAGATCGGCCACGGCGTCGAGATCGTCTCCGGCATCGGCGAGCTCGGCAACGGCATCCTCATCATCGTCATCGCCGTGCTCACGGCCTGCTTCATCGCGTCGGCCGTCTCGGGCGTCTCGAAGGGCATCCGCGCGCTGGCGAACATCAACGCGGTCGCCGCGATCATCCTGGCGTTCTTCGTGTTCTTCGTCGGGCCGACGCTGCTGATCCTCAACATGATCCCGGCCGTGGCCGTGGAGTTCATCGGCGATCTGCCGCAGATGATCGGCCGCTCCGGCTCGCAGGGGCCCGAGGCGCAGGCGTTCCTCTCGGGCTGGACCATCTTCTACTGGGCGTGGTGGATCTCGTGGTCGCCCTTCGTGGGCATGTTCATCGCGCGCATCTCACGCGGTCGCACCCTGCGCCAGTTCGTGTCCGTGGTCATCGTCGTGCCGGCGGTCATCTCGCTCGTGTGGTTCGCGATCTTCGGTGCCACCGCCATCGACCAGCAGATGAACGGCGCGGGCCTCATCGTCGACCCGCCCGAGGAGGTGCTCTTCGGCGTGCTCGGCAACCTCCCCCTGCCGATGATCACCAGTGTCGCCCTGATCGGGCTCATCGCGATCTTCTTCATCACCGGCGCGGACTCGGCCTCGCTCGTGATGGGCACTCTCTCGCAGCAGGGCCGCCCGAACCCGTCGCGCTGGGTCGCGGTCGTGTGGGGCACGCTCGTGGGCGTCATCGCGGCCGTGCTGCTGATCACCGGAGAGGAAGGCTCGGGCCTCAAATCGCTGCAGAATGTGACGATCATCGCCGCGCTGCCCTTCGCCGTGATCATGGCGTTCATGATGATCGCGTTCTTCAAAGACCTCCGCAACGATCCGCTCATCCTGCGCGACAAGTATGCGCGCAGTGCGGTGCGGCACAGCGTGCGCGCGGGGCTGAGCGGCTACGGCAGCGACTTCGCGCTCGTACCGGTCGCCTACGACCACTCCAAGGATGACCATCCGTGGGTCGACGAGGATGAGCTCGACGACTCTCTCGCCGAGACCTACGCCGCCACCACCTCGGCCATCGACATCATCAAGGATGCGGATGCCGACGATGGCACGGGCGAGGGGGCGGATGTCGGCGTGGATCCGGAGTCGCCGCCGGAGGCGATGGTGCCGGTCGACCCGGACTCGCCCCCGCGGGGCTGA
- a CDS encoding SRPBCC family protein, whose product MPVTDITTDPEALTMTVTAEFAAPVERVWNAFTTPRQLERFWGPPGWPSTFREFDFTVGGRAQYFMTSPRGEKSSGSWEFLSIDEPRGFEVLDSFVDDEGKPLDGFPAMRMSFTFEETSTGSRMVNTSYFDSADALEQVVAMGAVEGTRMAMDQLDAVLQDLREYAEGKGTRVELIDDTHVRITRLVNGPRELVWRAHHDPDLVRQWMLGPDGWEMTECVMSTTVGESYRTSWAPVGDTEGEPFGFEGEVLLVDEPRRAVTTERMQGQPIETINDLNLYEEDGATLVTVLIEYPDLETRDMILATGMADGMEASFARLEHEVLAGR is encoded by the coding sequence ATGCCTGTCACCGACATCACCACTGACCCCGAGGCGCTCACGATGACCGTCACGGCCGAGTTCGCCGCTCCCGTCGAGCGCGTCTGGAACGCGTTCACGACGCCGCGTCAGCTCGAGCGCTTCTGGGGCCCTCCTGGCTGGCCTTCCACGTTCCGCGAGTTCGACTTCACGGTCGGCGGGCGGGCGCAGTACTTCATGACCAGTCCCCGCGGGGAGAAGTCATCGGGCTCATGGGAGTTCCTCTCGATCGACGAGCCGCGCGGCTTCGAGGTGCTCGATTCGTTCGTCGACGACGAGGGCAAGCCGCTCGACGGGTTCCCCGCGATGCGGATGAGCTTCACGTTCGAAGAGACCAGCACCGGCTCGCGCATGGTCAACACCAGCTACTTCGACAGCGCGGATGCCCTGGAACAGGTCGTCGCGATGGGCGCGGTCGAGGGCACGCGCATGGCGATGGATCAGCTCGACGCCGTGCTGCAGGATCTCCGCGAGTACGCCGAGGGCAAGGGCACCCGCGTCGAACTGATCGACGACACGCACGTGCGGATCACCCGGCTGGTGAACGGGCCGCGTGAGCTGGTGTGGCGGGCGCATCACGATCCCGACCTCGTCCGGCAGTGGATGCTCGGGCCCGACGGCTGGGAGATGACGGAGTGCGTCATGTCCACGACGGTGGGCGAGAGCTACCGCACCTCGTGGGCGCCCGTCGGTGACACCGAGGGCGAGCCCTTCGGCTTCGAGGGCGAGGTGCTGCTCGTCGACGAACCCCGCCGGGCCGTCACGACCGAGCGGATGCAGGGGCAGCCGATCGAGACCATAAACGACCTGAACCTCTACGAGGAAGACGGCGCGACCCTGGTCACCGTGCTCATCGAATACCCCGACCTCGAGACCCGCGACATGATCCTCGCCACGGGGATGGCCGACGGCATGGAGGCCTCGTTCGCCCGCCTCGAGCACGAGGTGCTCGCCGGTCGGTGA
- a CDS encoding ArsR/SmtB family transcription factor has product MVAQIELGEAEIDRVFHALATATRRDILRRTITDEQSVSTLAGDYDMSFAAVQKHVAVLEAAGLIIKRAEGRERLVRANPEMIARARALLARYEDLWRARIARLDDLLAEPPASDPQGA; this is encoded by the coding sequence ATGGTTGCACAAATTGAACTGGGCGAAGCGGAGATCGACCGTGTGTTCCACGCATTGGCGACGGCGACGCGACGCGACATCCTGCGCCGTACGATCACGGACGAGCAGTCGGTGTCGACTCTCGCGGGCGACTACGACATGTCGTTCGCGGCGGTGCAGAAGCACGTCGCCGTGCTCGAAGCCGCCGGCCTCATCATCAAGCGCGCCGAGGGACGCGAGCGGCTCGTCCGCGCGAATCCCGAGATGATCGCGCGTGCCAGGGCGCTGCTCGCCCGATACGAAGACCTGTGGCGGGCCAGGATCGCCCGTCTCGACGACCTGCTGGCAGAACCGCCGGCATCCGATCCGCAAGGAGCATGA
- a CDS encoding FCD domain-containing protein yields the protein MTIEQAKPRQQAKSRQQATFDRMRADILHGVLRPGERLRFNEICKRYDVSVGVIREALSRLVEQGLISLTHQSGYAVMSLSATDLEDLTVARCGIEGLAITYAVNRKDIAWESEVLAAHHRLASCEYDESSDEWANVHREFHETLLRGCGSDRLSAVAAQLRDSAEVYRRWSLAFADRQARDISGEHRAIVEAILARDAALAASLLADHVGKTTEVLLNSPDIDWSVEH from the coding sequence GTGACGATCGAGCAGGCGAAGCCCCGCCAACAGGCGAAGTCCCGCCAGCAGGCGACCTTCGACCGCATGCGCGCCGACATCCTGCATGGCGTGCTACGTCCCGGTGAACGCCTCCGCTTCAACGAGATCTGCAAGCGATACGACGTGAGCGTCGGCGTCATCCGCGAAGCGCTGTCACGGCTGGTTGAGCAAGGACTGATCTCCCTGACGCATCAATCCGGCTACGCAGTCATGTCGCTCTCGGCAACCGATCTAGAAGATCTAACGGTTGCTCGCTGTGGTATCGAGGGTCTCGCGATCACCTATGCCGTGAACCGCAAGGACATCGCGTGGGAGTCCGAAGTGCTCGCCGCGCACCACCGTCTCGCGTCCTGCGAGTACGACGAGTCGAGCGATGAGTGGGCAAACGTCCACCGGGAGTTCCATGAGACTCTGCTGCGTGGTTGTGGCAGCGATCGGCTGTCCGCTGTGGCGGCGCAGCTACGTGACTCCGCCGAGGTGTACCGGCGTTGGTCGCTGGCATTCGCTGACAGGCAGGCGCGCGACATCAGCGGCGAGCATCGGGCGATCGTCGAGGCCATACTTGCTCGTGATGCTGCCCTCGCCGCCTCGTTGCTGGCTGACCATGTTGGCAAGACGACCGAAGTTCTGCTGAACTCTCCCGACATTGACTGGTCTGTCGAGCACTGA
- a CDS encoding VOC family protein yields the protein MPKGNRARQQPLVAPKFHHTTFTTKKLDRMVEWYSTVVGLRPVFHGEGGAWLTNDEANHRIALLAPPNLKDPEDKGHTTGLHHTAFEYPDFDAWLNNYIRLRDLGILPFLQLDHGMTVSLYYQDPDGNGVEIQVDAFGDWSESSAFMFYSIEFANDPVGEHFDAEQMVEAREGGLSFEEIHRRARAGEYRPEIIPEIYLPELY from the coding sequence ATGCCGAAGGGCAACCGAGCACGGCAGCAGCCGCTGGTCGCACCAAAGTTCCACCACACGACCTTCACCACCAAGAAGCTCGATCGGATGGTGGAGTGGTATTCGACAGTCGTCGGCCTGCGCCCGGTGTTCCACGGCGAGGGCGGTGCCTGGCTGACGAACGACGAAGCCAATCACCGCATCGCGCTGCTCGCGCCGCCGAACCTGAAGGACCCGGAGGACAAGGGTCATACCACCGGCCTGCACCACACTGCCTTCGAATACCCCGACTTCGACGCGTGGCTGAACAACTACATCCGGCTGCGCGACCTCGGCATCCTGCCGTTCCTCCAGCTCGATCACGGCATGACGGTGTCGCTCTATTACCAGGACCCGGACGGCAACGGCGTGGAGATCCAGGTCGACGCATTCGGTGACTGGTCGGAGTCATCGGCGTTCATGTTTTACTCCATCGAGTTCGCTAACGACCCCGTCGGCGAGCACTTCGACGCGGAGCAAATGGTCGAGGCGCGCGAGGGCGGTCTCTCGTTCGAGGAGATCCACCGTCGGGCCCGTGCGGGCGAGTACCGCCCCGAGATCATCCCCGAGATCTACCTGCCCGAGCTCTACTGA
- a CDS encoding fumarylacetoacetate hydrolase family protein, protein MRIANVDGRATLVLEAGAGADVFTASAGQFGPDPHGIFEQWAEFRTWANNVNAKVDVRFDAEQLGAPVPSPRQIFAIGLNYDAHANESGFATPEQLPPVFTKFQSSLSGPQTTVMLPEGGNTDWEVELVAVIGQTAQDVPVDRAWEYIAGLTVGQDISERIVQLRPPAPQFGLGKSFAGFAPTGPWVVTPDEFANPDDLELGCEIDGEVVQQGRTSALIFSVPELLSELSRIVTLYPGDLIFTGTPAGVGMGREPQRFLQDGEHLRSWVEGIGELRQTFVSPSALRMQH, encoded by the coding sequence ATGAGAATTGCGAATGTTGACGGCCGCGCGACGCTGGTGCTCGAGGCCGGTGCGGGTGCGGATGTCTTCACGGCATCGGCGGGCCAGTTCGGTCCCGATCCGCACGGCATCTTCGAGCAGTGGGCGGAGTTCCGTACGTGGGCGAACAACGTGAACGCGAAGGTCGACGTGCGCTTCGATGCCGAGCAGCTCGGGGCGCCGGTGCCGTCACCTCGACAGATCTTCGCAATCGGGCTCAACTACGACGCGCACGCGAACGAGTCCGGCTTCGCGACGCCGGAGCAGTTGCCGCCCGTCTTCACAAAGTTTCAGAGCTCGCTCAGCGGGCCGCAGACGACGGTGATGCTGCCCGAGGGCGGCAACACCGACTGGGAGGTCGAGCTGGTCGCGGTCATCGGGCAAACCGCGCAGGACGTCCCGGTCGACCGCGCTTGGGAGTACATCGCCGGTCTCACCGTCGGGCAGGACATCTCGGAGCGGATCGTGCAGCTCCGCCCGCCGGCACCGCAGTTCGGGCTGGGGAAGTCATTCGCGGGGTTCGCGCCGACCGGACCATGGGTCGTCACGCCCGATGAGTTCGCCAATCCCGATGACCTCGAACTCGGCTGCGAGATCGACGGCGAGGTCGTGCAGCAGGGCCGCACGAGCGCCCTCATCTTCTCCGTCCCCGAGCTGCTCTCCGAGCTGTCGAGGATCGTCACTCTGTACCCGGGCGACCTCATCTTCACGGGCACGCCCGCCGGTGTCGGCATGGGCCGAGAGCCGCAGCGGTTCCTGCAGGACGGCGAGCACCTCCGCAGCTGGGTCGAGGGCATCGGTGAGCTACGGCAGACCTTCGTCTCACCGTCAGCCCTGCGCATGCAGCACTGA
- a CDS encoding ABC transporter ATP-binding protein, translating to MKSIDLEVPKGQFLCLVGPSGCGKTTLLNMISGALRPERGSVNVNTQKPRASAVGYMFARDSLMPWRPVRTNVAYALELRGVRKQDRLARADEMLELVGLGGKGHLHPQQLSHGMRQRANLARTLALDPELMLVDEPFGALDAQTKARLQGEFLRIWEGTGKTVIFVTHDLSEAALIADRIVVMGEGEIRKDITVDFERPRDLDKLRFASGYQDLVHSLWGLFSSGEEQ from the coding sequence TTGAAGTCCATCGACCTCGAGGTACCCAAGGGTCAGTTCCTCTGCCTCGTGGGCCCCAGCGGCTGCGGCAAGACGACCCTGCTCAACATGATCTCCGGAGCCCTGCGACCCGAGCGCGGATCCGTCAACGTCAACACTCAGAAACCTCGAGCATCCGCCGTGGGCTATATGTTCGCCCGGGATTCGCTGATGCCGTGGCGCCCCGTCCGCACCAACGTCGCCTATGCGCTCGAGCTCCGAGGCGTCCGCAAGCAGGACCGTCTCGCCCGTGCCGACGAGATGCTCGAGCTGGTCGGCCTCGGCGGCAAGGGCCACCTGCATCCGCAGCAGTTGTCGCACGGCATGCGGCAGCGCGCCAATCTCGCCCGCACCCTCGCTCTCGACCCCGAGTTGATGCTCGTCGACGAGCCCTTCGGCGCACTGGACGCGCAGACCAAGGCGCGACTCCAGGGGGAGTTCCTCCGCATCTGGGAGGGCACGGGCAAGACCGTCATCTTCGTCACCCACGATCTGAGTGAAGCCGCGCTGATCGCCGACCGCATCGTCGTGATGGGCGAGGGCGAAATCCGCAAGGACATCACGGTCGACTTCGAGCGACCCCGAGACCTGGACAAGCTCCGGTTCGCCAGCGGATACCAGGACCTCGTGCACTCGCTCTGGGGTCTGTTCTCGAGTGGGGAAGAGCAATGA
- a CDS encoding ABC transporter permease: protein MTSATATIVTQNAPAELARAIEGSQQRAKRKKTKWSALTVALQVLSLVVALGMWEWAAASGSINTLFFSQPSAIGTFAIANAEGLWNDTLATLRATVFGFAIGSVAGVAVAFFITSIPLLDRVLQPWISVLMSIPRVALAPLFLLWFGITETSKVALAVSIVFFMVLVSTAAGLKSVAPDLLALGKAFHASPWQRFRTILLPSCVPSIFAGLRLGVVTAILGVVSSEMVASSNGLGQRIVLYGQNFQSAGVFAVLALLAIITGVMTALVAWSERYLLRWQAM from the coding sequence ATGACCAGTGCAACGGCCACCATAGTCACGCAGAACGCGCCCGCCGAGCTTGCTCGGGCAATCGAAGGCTCGCAGCAGCGGGCGAAGCGCAAGAAGACGAAGTGGAGCGCGCTCACGGTTGCGCTGCAGGTGCTCAGCCTCGTCGTGGCGTTAGGCATGTGGGAGTGGGCTGCTGCCAGCGGCAGCATCAACACGCTCTTCTTCTCGCAGCCGAGCGCCATCGGCACCTTCGCCATCGCGAATGCAGAGGGACTGTGGAATGACACGTTGGCCACGCTCCGCGCGACCGTCTTCGGCTTCGCCATCGGCAGCGTCGCGGGGGTGGCGGTCGCGTTCTTCATCACCTCGATCCCGCTACTCGATCGTGTGCTGCAGCCATGGATCTCGGTGCTGATGAGCATCCCGCGCGTCGCGCTCGCACCGCTGTTCCTTCTCTGGTTCGGCATCACCGAGACATCGAAGGTGGCGCTCGCGGTCTCCATCGTCTTCTTCATGGTGCTGGTGTCGACCGCAGCCGGCCTGAAATCGGTCGCGCCCGATCTGCTCGCGCTGGGCAAGGCGTTCCATGCCTCGCCGTGGCAGCGCTTCCGCACCATCCTGCTGCCCTCGTGCGTGCCCTCGATCTTCGCGGGCCTGCGCCTCGGCGTCGTGACGGCCATCCTCGGCGTCGTCTCGTCGGAGATGGTCGCCTCGAGCAACGGCCTCGGCCAGCGCATCGTCCTGTACGGCCAGAACTTCCAATCGGCAGGTGTCTTCGCCGTGCTGGCGCTGCTCGCGATCATCACCGGCGTCATGACGGCGCTTGTCGCATGGTCGGAGCGATACCTGCTGCGGTGGCAGGCCATGTAG
- a CDS encoding ABC transporter substrate-binding protein — protein sequence MHKHTRITLGTVGALALALSLVACSTGGHTPKPSGSDPTGEPTELITVNYSAPVPGALPFLPVDIAAAQGFFEEEGIELVVTQTSAQALPAALTSGQIDMTADTAYNVGRYLENGVEVRFVSGLNDNVDFTLLAADGVDIPGPDEVGGWRASIEALRGLRIGTAAQAGPIGLTVAALLEEAGVEEGEYTFVDTPGAAAGNALEAGQVDAVFSGGGFDAPLVANGLATHVLSLGTDIPDIFGDQVNAALTMTATFIEENPEAPARVQRAIARAMEYIQDPANIDSVVADAIASGTPETDELAEKIQSYAYSAALSIDGIQAALEWANRAGISSTVIDANDSIAEGVETV from the coding sequence ATGCACAAGCACACCCGCATCACCCTCGGCACGGTCGGAGCGCTCGCACTCGCGCTCAGTCTGGTCGCCTGCAGCACCGGGGGCCACACTCCCAAGCCCAGCGGCAGCGATCCGACGGGCGAGCCGACGGAGCTGATCACCGTCAACTACAGCGCTCCGGTCCCTGGCGCCCTGCCGTTCCTGCCAGTCGATATCGCCGCCGCGCAGGGCTTCTTCGAGGAGGAGGGCATCGAGCTTGTCGTCACGCAGACCTCGGCGCAGGCACTCCCCGCGGCGCTCACCTCTGGTCAGATCGACATGACGGCGGACACGGCGTACAACGTTGGCCGCTACCTGGAGAACGGCGTCGAAGTGCGCTTCGTCTCCGGTCTCAACGACAACGTCGACTTCACGCTCCTCGCCGCGGACGGGGTCGATATCCCCGGCCCCGATGAGGTAGGCGGCTGGCGAGCCTCGATCGAGGCTCTGCGCGGGCTGCGTATCGGCACAGCGGCGCAGGCCGGGCCCATCGGCCTCACGGTCGCTGCGCTACTCGAGGAAGCCGGGGTCGAGGAAGGCGAGTACACCTTCGTCGACACGCCGGGCGCCGCGGCAGGCAACGCACTCGAGGCCGGCCAGGTCGATGCTGTGTTCTCCGGCGGCGGGTTCGACGCACCGCTGGTCGCCAACGGCCTCGCCACACACGTCCTCTCGTTGGGCACTGATATCCCCGACATCTTCGGGGACCAGGTGAACGCCGCGCTCACGATGACCGCCACTTTCATCGAGGAGAACCCCGAGGCGCCGGCGCGCGTCCAGCGCGCCATCGCTCGCGCGATGGAGTACATCCAGGATCCTGCGAACATCGACTCGGTCGTCGCCGACGCCATCGCCTCGGGCACGCCCGAAACAGACGAGCTCGCGGAGAAGATCCAGTCGTACGCTTACTCAGCCGCGCTCTCGATCGACGGTATCCAGGCAGCGCTGGAGTGGGCGAACCGGGCAGGTATCAGCTCGACCGTGATCGACGCGAACGACTCGATCGCCGAAGGGGTCGAGACCGTATGA
- a CDS encoding alpha/beta fold hydrolase: MSDSAARDGLDEAQRAVYDAILNGPRGAASPFPLTDETGNLQGPFGIMTRFPMIGAALQELGSAIRYRTSLTQRQRELAILRVAAATDSGFEVHAHRLVSLAVGFTAAEVTAVLNGRYEAADALEGDVLRLTDALLAGGGTAGVALRLGEQAAAEVVTLVGYYRLLAQLMECFEVGVQAAEAELISVRADPDHLIDVDLYGAPTVDAPLIIYLHGGGWTGGSRKDHAERFHALTARGISVASVDYRLATEAPYPAQLDDVRAVLDSLDRQDRPTFLMGASAGSTLAALAAFSGQLHVDGFIGLFGRYDISSAGDALRPAAGLKLPQEIVDALAAGPSLSPKHRVAILAGVDPEHASHDELAAVSPIAHLHAGAPRMLLIHGTGDAVVDHRHSIRLAEHASRLGVACDLRLLPGENHEAPAFATDAVVDEIADFIHRNLHY, translated from the coding sequence ATGAGCGACAGCGCGGCCCGCGACGGACTGGACGAGGCCCAGCGAGCGGTCTACGACGCCATCCTGAACGGGCCGCGTGGTGCGGCATCGCCCTTCCCGCTCACCGACGAAACTGGGAATCTCCAGGGGCCCTTTGGGATCATGACCAGGTTCCCCATGATTGGCGCTGCCTTGCAGGAGCTCGGATCCGCCATCCGCTACCGGACGAGCCTGACGCAGCGACAGCGCGAGCTCGCTATCCTGCGCGTCGCCGCAGCAACCGACTCCGGCTTCGAGGTGCATGCCCACCGGCTCGTCAGCCTCGCCGTTGGCTTCACCGCAGCCGAGGTGACCGCGGTGCTCAATGGGCGGTACGAAGCCGCCGACGCACTCGAAGGCGACGTCCTGCGCCTCACTGATGCGCTGCTGGCCGGTGGGGGCACCGCCGGAGTCGCACTTCGGCTCGGGGAGCAGGCGGCCGCAGAGGTGGTCACTCTGGTCGGCTACTACCGGCTTCTCGCGCAGCTAATGGAGTGCTTCGAGGTCGGCGTGCAGGCGGCAGAGGCGGAGCTGATATCGGTGCGCGCTGACCCGGACCATCTAATCGACGTCGACCTCTACGGCGCGCCTACCGTAGACGCACCCCTGATCATCTACCTCCATGGCGGCGGCTGGACCGGGGGCAGCCGCAAAGACCATGCCGAACGCTTCCACGCGCTCACGGCGCGTGGAATCTCCGTCGCATCCGTCGACTATCGACTCGCGACCGAAGCCCCGTACCCGGCCCAGCTCGATGACGTGCGGGCCGTGCTCGATTCGCTCGACCGGCAGGACAGACCGACGTTCCTCATGGGTGCGTCTGCCGGGTCGACGCTCGCCGCGCTCGCGGCCTTCAGCGGCCAACTCCACGTCGACGGCTTCATCGGGCTGTTCGGTCGCTACGACATCAGCAGCGCGGGGGACGCGCTAAGACCAGCAGCCGGGCTCAAGTTGCCGCAGGAGATCGTCGACGCCCTCGCCGCGGGGCCGTCGCTGTCGCCGAAGCATCGCGTGGCCATACTCGCCGGCGTTGATCCTGAGCACGCCAGTCACGACGAACTCGCCGCCGTCAGCCCGATCGCACACCTGCATGCCGGCGCTCCTCGCATGCTGCTCATCCACGGCACCGGCGACGCAGTCGTCGACCATCGCCACTCGATCCGTCTCGCGGAGCACGCCAGTCGGTTGGGTGTCGCGTGCGACCTGCGACTGCTGCCGGGCGAGAACCACGAAGCACCCGCCTTCGCCACAGACGCTGTGGTCGACGAGATCGCCGACTTCATCCACCGTAACTTGCACTACTAG